In Pseudomonas fakonensis, one DNA window encodes the following:
- a CDS encoding YkgJ family cysteine cluster protein, translating to MKTTLIAAAEVDRLETWQRYASHMCGGCHSTCCTLPVEVKIKDLIRIGVVDEFEKDEPPKNVAKRLQKEGIIERFNQKSGIFTLTRMSNDDCMYLDRKSRLCTIYDKRPDTCRNHPKVGPRPGYCAYKPKVVGR from the coding sequence ATGAAAACGACCCTGATCGCCGCCGCCGAAGTCGACCGCCTGGAGACCTGGCAGCGCTATGCCAGCCACATGTGCGGTGGCTGCCATTCGACCTGCTGCACCCTGCCGGTGGAGGTGAAGATCAAGGATCTGATCCGCATTGGCGTGGTGGATGAATTCGAAAAGGACGAGCCGCCGAAGAACGTAGCCAAGCGCCTGCAGAAGGAAGGCATCATCGAGCGCTTCAACCAGAAGTCGGGGATCTTCACCCTGACCCGGATGAGCAACGATGACTGCATGTACCTGGACCGCAAGAGCCGCCTGTGCACCATCTACGACAAGCGCCCGGACACCTGCCGCAACCACCCCAAGGTCGGGCCGCGGCCAGGGTATTGTGCGTACAAGCCCAAGGTGGTCGGGCGTTGA
- the typA gene encoding translational GTPase TypA — MIEKLRNIAIIAHVDHGKTTLVDKLLRQSGTLERNELNDERVMDSNDQEKERGITILAKNTAINWNGYHINIVDTPGHADFGGEVERVMSMVDSVLLLVDAQDGPMPQTRFVTKKAFEAGLKPIVVINKVDRPGARPDWVLDQIFDLFDNLGATDEQLDFKVVYASALNGIAGLDHTEMGEDMTALYQSIVDNVPAPDVDREGSFQMQISALDYNSFLGVIGVGRIARGRIKPNTPVVAIDVDGKKRNGRILKLMGHHGLHRVDVEEAQAGDIVCISGFDELFISDTLCAPDAVEAMKPLTVDEPTVSMTFQVNDSPFCGKEGKFVTSRNIKDRLDKELLYNVALRVQETDSPDKFKVSGRGELHLSVLIETMRREGFEMAVGRPEVIIREVGGVKQEPFENVTIDIPEESQGKVMEEMGLRKGDLTNMVPDGKGRVRLEYNIPARGLIGFRNQFLTLTNGAGILTSIFDRYDTMKSGQMSGRLNGVLVSVETGKALTYSLETLQARGKLFVEHGQEIYNGQIIGLNSRDNDLGVNPTKGKKLDNMRASGKDEVIALVPPVRHTLEQALEFIQDDELCEVTPKSIRLRKKILDEGERTRAAKKAKN; from the coding sequence GTGATCGAAAAACTGCGTAACATCGCCATCATCGCCCACGTTGACCATGGTAAAACCACCCTGGTCGACAAACTCCTGCGCCAGTCCGGCACCCTGGAACGTAACGAGCTCAACGACGAGCGCGTCATGGACTCCAACGACCAGGAAAAAGAGCGCGGCATTACCATTCTGGCGAAGAACACCGCCATCAACTGGAACGGCTACCACATCAACATCGTCGACACCCCCGGCCACGCCGACTTCGGTGGCGAGGTCGAGCGTGTAATGTCGATGGTCGACTCGGTGCTGCTGCTGGTCGACGCCCAGGACGGCCCGATGCCGCAAACCCGCTTCGTAACTAAAAAAGCCTTCGAAGCAGGCCTCAAGCCAATCGTCGTGATCAACAAGGTCGACCGTCCGGGCGCGCGTCCTGACTGGGTTCTGGACCAGATCTTCGACCTGTTCGACAATCTCGGTGCCACCGACGAACAGCTGGACTTCAAAGTCGTCTACGCCTCGGCCCTGAACGGCATCGCCGGCCTGGACCACACCGAAATGGGCGAAGACATGACCGCCCTGTACCAGTCGATCGTAGACAACGTACCGGCTCCGGACGTTGACCGTGAAGGCTCGTTCCAGATGCAGATCTCCGCTCTGGACTACAACAGCTTCCTGGGTGTTATCGGCGTTGGTCGTATCGCCCGTGGTCGCATCAAGCCGAACACCCCGGTGGTTGCCATCGACGTCGACGGCAAGAAGCGTAACGGCCGTATCCTCAAGCTGATGGGTCACCACGGCCTGCACCGCGTTGACGTCGAAGAAGCCCAGGCTGGCGACATCGTCTGCATCAGCGGTTTCGACGAGCTGTTCATCTCCGACACCCTGTGCGCCCCGGACGCGGTAGAGGCCATGAAGCCGCTGACCGTCGACGAGCCGACCGTTTCGATGACCTTCCAGGTCAACGACTCGCCGTTCTGCGGTAAGGAAGGCAAGTTCGTCACCAGCCGCAACATCAAGGACCGTCTGGACAAGGAGCTGCTGTACAACGTGGCCCTGCGCGTTCAGGAAACCGATTCCCCTGACAAGTTCAAGGTATCGGGCCGTGGCGAGCTGCACCTGTCGGTGCTGATCGAAACCATGCGTCGTGAAGGCTTCGAGATGGCCGTAGGCCGCCCTGAAGTGATCATCCGCGAAGTCGGCGGCGTGAAGCAGGAACCGTTCGAAAACGTCACCATCGACATTCCTGAAGAATCCCAGGGCAAGGTCATGGAAGAGATGGGCCTGCGTAAGGGCGACCTGACCAACATGGTTCCGGATGGCAAGGGCCGTGTGCGCCTGGAGTACAACATCCCGGCCCGTGGTCTGATCGGTTTCCGTAACCAGTTCCTGACCCTGACCAACGGTGCAGGCATCCTGACCTCGATCTTCGATCGCTACGACACCATGAAGTCGGGCCAGATGTCCGGCCGTCTGAACGGCGTTCTGGTTTCGGTCGAGACCGGCAAGGCCCTGACCTACTCGCTGGAAACCCTGCAGGCGCGCGGCAAGCTGTTCGTCGAGCACGGCCAGGAGATCTACAACGGTCAGATCATCGGCCTGAACAGCCGCGACAACGACCTGGGCGTGAACCCGACCAAAGGCAAGAAGCTCGACAACATGCGTGCTTCGGGCAAAGACGAAGTCATCGCCCTGGTACCGCCAGTTCGCCACACCCTCGAGCAGGCCCTGGAATTCATCCAGGACGACGAGCTGTGCGAAGTGACGCCGAAGTCGATCCGTCTGCGCAAGAAAATCCTGGACGAAGGCGAGCGTACCCGCGCTGCCAAGAAAGCCAAGAACTGA
- the thiI gene encoding tRNA uracil 4-sulfurtransferase ThiI — protein MKLIVKVFPEITIKSRPVRKRFIRQLGKNIRNVLKDLDPELAVDGVWDNLEVVSRIEDEKIQREMIERLTCTPGITHFLQVEEYPLGDFDDIVAKCKQHFGHLLAGKRFSVRCKRGGHHDFTSMDVDRYVGSQLRQQCGAAGIDLKTPEVVVRMEIRDQRLYVIHNQHNGIGGYPLGALEQTLVLMSGGFDSTVAAYQMMRRGLMTHFCFFNLGGRAHELGVMEVAHFLWKKYGSSQRVLFISVPFEEVVGEILNKVDNSYMGVTLKRMMLRGAAHMAERLQIDALVTGEAISQVSSQTLPNLSIIDSATDKLVLRPLLASHKQDIIDQATEIGTADFAKHMPEYCGVISVNPTTHAKRHRMEHEEKQFDMAVLERALERAKFISIDHVIDELGKDIEIEEVAEALPGQIVIDIRHPDAQEDEPLALDGIEVQAMPFYAINSKFKHLDPTRQYLLYCDKGVMSRLHAHHLLSEGHANVRVYRPA, from the coding sequence ATGAAACTTATCGTCAAAGTCTTCCCAGAGATCACCATCAAGAGCCGGCCGGTGCGCAAGCGCTTCATCCGTCAGCTCGGCAAGAACATCCGCAACGTGCTCAAGGACCTTGACCCTGAGCTCGCGGTCGATGGTGTCTGGGACAATCTCGAGGTGGTCAGCCGCATCGAGGACGAGAAGATCCAGCGCGAGATGATCGAGCGCCTCACCTGCACCCCGGGCATTACCCACTTCCTGCAGGTCGAGGAATACCCACTGGGCGACTTCGACGACATCGTCGCCAAGTGCAAGCAGCACTTCGGCCACCTGCTGGCCGGCAAGCGCTTTTCGGTGCGCTGCAAGCGCGGCGGCCACCATGACTTCACCTCGATGGACGTCGACCGCTATGTCGGCAGCCAGCTGCGCCAGCAGTGCGGCGCCGCCGGCATCGACCTGAAGACCCCTGAAGTCGTGGTGCGCATGGAAATCCGCGACCAGCGCCTGTACGTGATCCACAACCAGCACAACGGCATCGGCGGCTACCCGTTGGGCGCCCTGGAGCAAACCCTGGTGCTGATGTCCGGCGGCTTCGACTCCACCGTGGCGGCCTACCAGATGATGCGTCGCGGCCTGATGACCCACTTCTGCTTCTTCAACCTCGGCGGCCGTGCCCACGAACTGGGCGTGATGGAAGTGGCGCACTTCTTGTGGAAGAAGTACGGCAGCAGCCAGCGCGTGCTGTTCATCAGCGTGCCGTTCGAAGAGGTGGTCGGCGAGATTCTGAACAAGGTCGACAACAGCTACATGGGCGTGACCCTCAAGCGCATGATGCTGCGCGGGGCTGCGCACATGGCCGAGCGCCTGCAGATCGACGCCCTGGTGACCGGCGAGGCGATCTCGCAAGTGTCCAGCCAGACCCTGCCGAACCTGTCGATCATCGATTCGGCCACCGACAAGCTGGTGCTGCGCCCGCTTCTGGCCAGCCACAAGCAGGACATCATCGACCAGGCCACCGAAATCGGCACTGCCGACTTCGCCAAGCACATGCCCGAGTACTGCGGCGTGATTTCGGTGAACCCGACCACCCATGCCAAGCGTCACCGCATGGAGCATGAAGAAAAGCAGTTCGACATGGCGGTGCTGGAGCGTGCTCTAGAGCGCGCCAAGTTCATCTCCATCGACCACGTGATCGACGAGCTGGGCAAGGATATCGAAATCGAGGAAGTGGCCGAGGCACTGCCAGGCCAGATCGTCATCGACATCCGTCACCCCGATGCACAGGAAGACGAACCTCTGGCGCTGGACGGTATCGAAGTCCAGGCCATGCCGTTCTATGCCATCAACAGCAAGTTCAAGCACCTGGACCCTACGCGCCAGTACTTGCTGTATTGCGACAAGGGTGTGATGAGCCGTTTGCACGCACACCACCTGCTCAGTGAGGGACATGCCAATGTGCGTGTTTATCGTCCGGCATAA
- the glnA gene encoding type I glutamate--ammonia ligase, with the protein MSKSVQLIKDHDVKWIDLRFTDTKGVQHHVTMPARDGLDEDFFEVGKMFDGSSIAGWKGIEASDMILMPVDDTAVLDPFTEEPTLIITCDIVDPSSMQGYDRDPRAIAKRAEEYLKSTGIGDTVFAGPEPEFFIFDEVKFKSDISGSMFKIFSEQGSWMSDADVEGGNKGHRPGVKGGYFPVPPFDHDHEIRTAMCNALEEMGQTVEVHHHEVATAGQNEIGVKFNTLVKKADEVQALKYVVHNVADAYGRTATFMPKPLYGDNGSGMHVHMSIWKEGKNTFSGEGYAGLSDTALYFIGGIIKHGKALNGFTNPSTNSYKRLVPGFEAPVMLAYSARNRSASIRIPYVGSPKARRIEARFPDPSANPYLAFAALLMAGLDGIQNKIHPGDAADKNLYDLPPEEAKDIPQVCGSLKEALEELDKGRAFLTKGGVFSDDFIDAFIELKSEEEIKVRTFVHPLEYELYYSC; encoded by the coding sequence ATGTCGAAGTCGGTTCAACTCATCAAAGATCATGACGTCAAGTGGATTGATCTGCGTTTCACGGACACCAAGGGCGTTCAACACCACGTGACCATGCCGGCGCGTGATGGCCTGGACGAAGACTTCTTCGAAGTCGGCAAGATGTTCGACGGCTCCTCCATCGCTGGCTGGAAAGGCATCGAAGCATCGGACATGATCCTGATGCCAGTCGACGACACCGCCGTGCTTGACCCATTCACCGAAGAGCCGACCCTGATCATCACCTGCGACATCGTCGACCCGTCGAGCATGCAGGGCTACGATCGCGACCCACGTGCGATCGCCAAGCGCGCCGAAGAGTACCTGAAGAGCACCGGCATCGGTGACACCGTCTTCGCCGGCCCAGAGCCTGAGTTCTTCATCTTCGACGAAGTGAAGTTCAAGTCGGACATCTCCGGTTCGATGTTCAAGATCTTCTCCGAGCAAGGCTCGTGGATGAGCGACGCGGACGTCGAAGGCGGCAACAAAGGCCACCGTCCGGGCGTCAAGGGCGGCTACTTCCCGGTTCCGCCGTTCGACCACGACCACGAAATCCGTACTGCCATGTGCAACGCACTGGAAGAAATGGGTCAGACCGTCGAAGTTCACCACCACGAAGTGGCAACTGCCGGCCAGAACGAGATCGGCGTCAAGTTCAACACCCTGGTGAAGAAGGCTGACGAAGTACAGGCCCTGAAATACGTCGTGCACAACGTTGCCGACGCCTACGGCCGCACCGCCACCTTCATGCCGAAACCGCTGTACGGCGACAACGGCTCGGGCATGCACGTGCACATGTCGATCTGGAAAGAAGGCAAGAACACCTTCTCCGGCGAAGGCTATGCCGGCCTGTCCGATACCGCCCTGTACTTCATCGGCGGCATCATCAAGCACGGTAAGGCCCTGAACGGCTTCACCAACCCGTCGACCAACTCGTACAAGCGTCTGGTCCCAGGCTTCGAAGCCCCGGTCATGCTGGCCTACTCGGCCCGCAACCGTTCCGCCTCGATCCGCATTCCTTACGTCGGCAGCCCGAAAGCCCGCCGTATCGAAGCGCGCTTCCCGGACCCATCGGCCAACCCGTACCTGGCCTTCGCAGCCCTGCTGATGGCTGGCTTGGACGGCATCCAGAACAAGATCCACCCAGGCGATGCTGCCGACAAGAACCTGTATGACCTGCCGCCAGAAGAGGCCAAGGACATCCCGCAGGTTTGCGGCAGCCTGAAAGAGGCCCTGGAAGAGCTGGACAAAGGCCGTGCGTTCCTGACCAAGGGCGGTGTGTTCTCCGACGACTTCATCGACGCCTTCATCGAGCTGAAGAGCGAAGAAGAAATCAAGGTCCGCACCTTCGTGCACCCGCTGGAATACGAGCTGTACTACAGCTGCTGA
- a CDS encoding chorismate mutase, translating to MRHTPALLPLCLALALPGCSAPPSYHAEFAPLLSAIEQRLDLASSVARHKWAHDIAVQAPVREAEVLEQVRAAASDYGLAPERAKAFFADQIEANKLVQYAMLDRWRALGRAPQEAPRDLSSELRPRLDKLQASLLFELGQMDHQPPMDCPRKLAQALAARTHDPLRHLALVRASGQLCRKQ from the coding sequence ATGCGTCACACCCCCGCCCTGCTTCCGCTGTGTTTGGCCCTCGCCCTGCCAGGGTGCAGCGCCCCCCCGTCCTACCATGCCGAATTCGCCCCCTTGCTCAGCGCCATCGAACAGCGCCTGGACCTGGCAAGCTCGGTCGCCCGACACAAATGGGCGCACGACATAGCGGTGCAGGCCCCCGTACGGGAGGCCGAAGTGCTGGAACAGGTGCGCGCCGCCGCTTCCGACTATGGCCTGGCTCCCGAGCGCGCCAAGGCCTTTTTTGCTGACCAGATCGAAGCCAACAAGCTGGTCCAGTACGCCATGCTCGACCGCTGGCGTGCACTGGGTCGCGCGCCGCAGGAGGCGCCACGCGACCTGTCCAGCGAGCTGCGCCCAAGGCTGGACAAGCTCCAGGCCTCGCTGTTGTTCGAACTAGGGCAAATGGACCACCAGCCGCCGATGGATTGCCCGCGCAAACTGGCCCAGGCACTGGCCGCACGCACTCACGACCCGCTGCGCCACCTGGCCTTGGTTCGCGCCAGCGGGCAGTTGTGCCGAAAACAGTGA
- the glnL gene encoding nitrogen regulation protein NR(II) — protein MTISDAQHRLLLDNLTTATLLLNAELRLEYMNPAAEMLLAVSGQRSHGQFISELFTESTEALNSLRQAVEQAHPFTKREAQLTSLTGQAITVDYAVTPILHQGNTLLLLEVHPRDRLLRITKEEAQLSKQETTKMLVRGLAHEIKNPLGGIRGAAQLLARELPNDGLRDYTNVIIEEADRLRNLVDRMLGSNKLPSLAMTNIHEVLERVCSLVEAETQGGITLVRDYDPSLPDVLIDREQMIQAVLNIVRNAMQAISSQNELRLGRISLRSRAVRQFTIGHVRHRLVARVEIIDNGPGIPAELQDTLFYPMVSGRPDGTGLGLAITQNIISQHQGLIECESHPGHTAFSIYLPLEQGANAS, from the coding sequence ATGACCATCAGCGATGCACAGCACCGTCTGCTTCTGGACAACCTGACCACGGCCACGCTCTTGCTCAATGCCGAACTGCGCCTTGAGTACATGAACCCGGCCGCCGAGATGCTCCTGGCCGTCAGCGGCCAGCGCAGCCATGGGCAGTTCATCAGTGAACTGTTCACCGAATCGACCGAGGCGCTCAACTCGCTGCGCCAGGCGGTGGAGCAGGCGCACCCGTTCACCAAGCGCGAAGCCCAGCTGACCTCGCTGACCGGCCAGGCGATCACTGTCGACTACGCCGTGACGCCGATCCTGCACCAGGGCAACACCCTGCTGCTGCTGGAGGTGCACCCGCGCGACCGCTTGCTGCGCATCACCAAGGAAGAGGCCCAGCTGAGCAAGCAGGAAACCACCAAGATGCTGGTGCGCGGCCTGGCCCACGAAATCAAGAACCCGCTGGGCGGCATTCGCGGCGCGGCGCAGTTGCTGGCCCGCGAGCTGCCCAACGACGGTTTGCGCGACTACACCAACGTGATCATCGAAGAGGCCGACCGCCTGCGTAACCTGGTCGACCGCATGCTCGGCTCGAACAAACTGCCGTCGCTGGCCATGACCAACATCCACGAAGTGCTGGAGCGCGTGTGCAGCCTGGTCGAGGCCGAAACCCAGGGCGGCATCACGTTGGTGCGCGACTACGACCCGAGCCTGCCGGACGTACTGATCGACCGCGAGCAGATGATCCAGGCCGTGCTCAACATCGTACGTAACGCCATGCAGGCCATCAGCAGCCAGAACGAACTGCGCCTGGGGCGCATCAGCCTGCGCAGCCGCGCGGTGCGCCAGTTCACCATCGGCCATGTGCGCCACCGCCTGGTGGCGCGGGTCGAGATCATCGACAACGGCCCCGGCATCCCCGCCGAGCTGCAGGACACCCTTTTCTACCCCATGGTCAGCGGTCGCCCGGACGGTACCGGGCTGGGCCTGGCCATCACCCAGAACATCATCAGCCAGCACCAGGGGCTGATCGAGTGCGAAAGCCACCCTGGCCATACCGCGTTCTCGATCTACCTGCCGCTGGAACAAGGAGCCAACGCCTCATGA
- the ntrC gene encoding nitrogen regulation protein NR(I), which produces MSRSETVWIVDDDRSIRWVLEKALQQEGMNTQSFDSADGVMGRLARQQPDVIISDIRMPGASGLDLLAQIREQHPRLPVIIMTAHSDLDSAVASYQGGAFEYLPKPFDVDEAVSLVKRANQHAQEQQALDVPQALTRTPEIIGEAPAMQEVFRAIGRLSHSNITVLINGESGTGKELVAHALHRHSPRAASPFIALNMAAIPKDLMESELFGHEKGAFTGAANLRRGRFEQADGGTLFLDEIGDMPADTQTRLLRVLADGEFYRVGGHVPVKVDVRIIAATHQNLESLVQAGKFREDLFHRLNVIRIHIPRLADRREDIPALARHFLGRAAQELAVEPKLLKPETEEFIRNLPWPGNVRQLENTCRWITVMASSREVLVGDLPPELLNLPSDAAPVTNWEQALRQWADQALARGQSSLLDSAVPSFERIMIETALKHTAGRRRDAAVLLGWGRNTLTRKIKELGMKVDGAEDDDGDEH; this is translated from the coding sequence ATGAGCCGAAGTGAAACCGTCTGGATCGTCGATGATGATCGCTCCATCCGCTGGGTGCTGGAAAAGGCCCTGCAGCAGGAGGGCATGAACACCCAGAGCTTCGACAGCGCCGACGGCGTCATGGGCCGCCTGGCGCGCCAGCAGCCGGACGTGATCATCTCCGACATTCGCATGCCCGGAGCCAGCGGCCTGGACCTGCTGGCGCAGATCCGCGAGCAGCACCCGCGCCTGCCGGTGATCATCATGACCGCCCATTCCGACCTGGACAGCGCGGTGGCCTCGTACCAGGGCGGCGCCTTCGAGTACCTGCCCAAGCCGTTCGACGTGGACGAGGCGGTGTCGCTGGTAAAGCGTGCCAACCAGCACGCCCAGGAGCAGCAGGCGCTGGACGTGCCCCAGGCCCTCACCCGCACCCCCGAGATCATCGGCGAGGCGCCGGCGATGCAGGAGGTGTTCCGCGCCATCGGCCGCCTGAGCCACTCCAACATCACCGTGCTGATCAACGGCGAATCCGGTACCGGCAAGGAACTGGTGGCCCACGCCCTGCACCGCCATAGCCCGCGGGCAGCGTCGCCGTTCATCGCCCTGAACATGGCGGCGATCCCCAAGGACCTGATGGAGTCCGAGCTGTTCGGCCATGAAAAGGGCGCCTTCACCGGCGCCGCCAACCTGCGCCGCGGGCGCTTCGAGCAGGCCGACGGCGGTACCCTGTTCCTCGACGAGATCGGCGACATGCCGGCCGATACCCAGACCCGCCTGCTGCGGGTGCTGGCGGACGGCGAGTTCTACCGCGTCGGTGGCCACGTGCCGGTGAAGGTGGATGTGCGCATCATTGCTGCCACCCACCAGAACCTCGAATCGCTGGTGCAGGCCGGCAAGTTCCGCGAGGACTTGTTCCACCGCCTGAACGTGATCCGCATTCACATCCCGCGCCTGGCCGACCGGCGCGAGGACATCCCGGCCCTGGCCCGTCACTTCCTTGGCCGCGCTGCCCAGGAACTGGCGGTAGAACCCAAGCTGCTCAAACCGGAAACCGAAGAGTTCATCCGCAACCTGCCGTGGCCGGGCAACGTGCGCCAACTGGAGAACACCTGCCGCTGGATCACCGTGATGGCCTCGAGCCGCGAGGTGCTGGTGGGCGACTTGCCGCCAGAACTGCTCAACCTGCCATCGGACGCCGCGCCGGTCACCAACTGGGAGCAGGCCCTGCGCCAGTGGGCCGACCAGGCCCTGGCCCGCGGCCAGTCGAGCCTGCTCGACAGCGCCGTGCCCAGCTTCGAGCGGATCATGATCGAAACCGCCCTCAAGCACACCGCAGGCCGGCGCCGCGATGCCGCCGTGCTGCTGGGCTGGGGGCGCAACACCCTGACCCGCAAGATCAAGGAGCTGGGCATGAAGGTGGACGGCGCCGAGGACGACGACGGCGACGAGCACTGA
- a CDS encoding REP-associated tyrosine transposase: MESPASHRLRRGRVSEPGRAYLLTSTTKDRLPLFLDFQAARCLPPHFAQAEAEGSVLSLAWVIMPDHVHWLIELKNDTLATVMRRFKSRSRCSLYKMGKLKGQLWQAGYHDRAIRREEDLRSFARYVVANPVRAGLVSRAGDYSHWDAIWV, translated from the coding sequence ATGGAAAGTCCTGCCTCCCATCGACTACGCCGCGGTCGAGTTTCTGAGCCTGGCCGGGCCTATCTGCTGACCAGCACCACCAAGGACCGGCTGCCGCTGTTTCTCGATTTCCAAGCAGCGCGCTGCCTCCCACCTCATTTTGCTCAGGCAGAGGCCGAAGGCTCGGTCTTGAGCCTTGCATGGGTAATCATGCCCGATCACGTGCATTGGTTGATTGAACTCAAAAACGACACCCTGGCCACCGTTATGCGTCGCTTCAAATCCCGCAGTCGTTGCTCACTGTACAAAATGGGCAAGCTCAAGGGACAGCTATGGCAAGCCGGTTACCACGATCGAGCCATCAGGCGCGAAGAAGACCTGCGAAGTTTTGCAAGGTATGTGGTTGCCAACCCCGTCAGGGCGGGGCTGGTCAGCCGAGCAGGAGACTACTCGCACTGGGATGCGATTTGGGTATAG